Proteins from a genomic interval of Rhodococcus rhodochrous:
- a CDS encoding phosphotransferase family protein: MGGVSGELKNELTKRLSSVLDGSWTLRRIERLTGGASRETWAITAASATGDTRELILRRDPPGREDARRIAMEAASFDEAARVGVPVPDVIDRSGDEPHPGIGAYLVMSKVPGEALPQKLLRDENLAEARAALPYELGRILARIHRMDIEAVPNLPEHDPLTSLFDEYLTNGDPVPALEAAFAWLTRNRPPATGKAFVHGDFRNGNLLVDAEGVRGVLDWELAHVGDPMEDLGWLCTRTWRFGSPHPVGGFGSRDDLFRGYADESGESPDPEVVHWWEVYGSLRWAVICRMQAAAAATGGDNTLELLAIGRRVAECEHDLLDLLGVAPHEETETPPATPPFLGAPPVEELLEAVREFVLEVGAGADAKTRYRSRVAAHVLGIAAREATLAPGVRETYRVRLAGLGYRSEAELALGVRAGRDHLDDPQVAEVIRGLAANRLKVANPKYR, translated from the coding sequence GTGGGTGGCGTCAGCGGTGAATTGAAAAACGAACTGACGAAGCGTCTTTCGTCGGTACTCGACGGAAGTTGGACGCTGCGGCGCATCGAACGTCTCACCGGTGGTGCGAGCCGCGAGACGTGGGCGATCACCGCGGCGTCGGCCACCGGCGACACCCGGGAGTTGATCCTGCGCCGCGACCCGCCGGGACGCGAGGACGCGCGCAGGATCGCCATGGAAGCGGCGTCCTTCGACGAGGCCGCCCGCGTCGGCGTGCCCGTGCCCGACGTGATCGACCGCAGCGGCGACGAACCGCACCCCGGGATCGGCGCCTACCTCGTGATGTCGAAGGTGCCCGGCGAAGCACTCCCACAGAAGTTGTTGCGCGACGAGAATCTGGCCGAGGCCCGCGCCGCACTGCCCTACGAACTCGGACGCATCCTCGCCCGGATCCACCGCATGGACATCGAGGCCGTACCGAACCTGCCGGAACACGACCCGCTGACCTCCCTGTTCGACGAGTACCTCACCAACGGCGACCCCGTGCCGGCGCTCGAGGCCGCGTTCGCGTGGCTCACCCGCAACCGTCCACCGGCGACCGGGAAAGCGTTCGTACACGGCGACTTCCGCAACGGGAACCTCCTCGTCGACGCAGAGGGCGTGCGTGGGGTGCTCGACTGGGAACTGGCGCACGTCGGGGACCCGATGGAGGACCTCGGGTGGCTGTGCACCCGGACGTGGCGTTTCGGCTCGCCGCACCCGGTCGGCGGGTTCGGCTCCCGCGACGACCTGTTCCGCGGGTACGCCGACGAATCGGGGGAGAGTCCCGACCCCGAGGTCGTCCACTGGTGGGAGGTCTACGGCTCGCTGCGGTGGGCGGTGATCTGCCGGATGCAGGCCGCCGCAGCGGCGACGGGAGGAGACAACACCCTCGAACTGCTCGCCATCGGACGGCGCGTCGCCGAGTGCGAACACGACCTGCTGGACCTGCTCGGCGTCGCTCCCCACGAGGAGACGGAGACTCCTCCCGCCACTCCACCCTTCCTCGGGGCGCCGCCCGTCGAGGAGTTGCTCGAGGCGGTCCGCGAGTTCGTCCTGGAAGTCGGGGCGGGCGCCGACGCGAAGACCCGTTACCGCAGCCGGGTGGCGGCGCACGTCCTCGGCATCGCCGCGCGGGAGGCCACCCTCGCCCCTGGGGTGCGGGAAACCTACCGGGTGCGACTCGCCGGGCTCGGCTACCGCTCCGAAGCCGAACTCGCCCTCGGTGTGCGTGCAGGACGAGATCACCTCGACGACCCGCAGGTCGCCGAGGTGATCAGGGGGTTGGCCGCGAACCGGCTGAAGGTCGCGAACCCGAAATATCGCTGA
- a CDS encoding carotenoid oxygenase family protein: MTVATGASEQQAQELGASPWDSQHREFDYDLDDVEGAIPEGLRGALYRIGPGRLDVDGHPLSHIFDGDGMVSRIDIGPEGVHYRNRYVRTKSFARTNETRRPAKGFSTQRIGGSLANALRFPENLANTSVLLHDDVLYALWEGGRPHRLDAETLQTYGPESFGGALKRLGAFSAHPKTVPATGEVFNFGLDFFPRPMIRCYRLDRGRRLHGLATVPIPKLGFVHDFALTERHLVFVLGPLVVRNPIPVALGLRPFDDALSYRPELGTTIVLVPRDGGRPTTVEHDALFHFHVTNAHEDGDRTVVELVAHDPADGWGGWNRHLRNYRESAGPAFGGTLTRLSVDRRTRHVTTIELDDHGCEFPQLDQRFATTEHRYSYTASASVPGGDPDSVTTIDHRAGAVSRYTAAAGDTVCEPLFAPGGDAEGDGWLLTLEHRPARRTSRLVVLRADRPGDGPVAAVNLQHHVPMTFHGAFRPEPGHRR; this comes from the coding sequence ATGACCGTTGCAACGGGGGCGTCGGAACAACAAGCGCAGGAACTCGGGGCGTCACCGTGGGACTCCCAGCACCGGGAGTTCGACTACGACCTGGACGACGTCGAGGGCGCGATCCCCGAGGGCCTGCGGGGCGCGCTCTACCGGATCGGGCCCGGCCGTCTCGACGTCGACGGTCATCCCCTGAGTCATATCTTCGACGGTGACGGCATGGTCTCCCGCATCGACATCGGGCCGGAGGGGGTCCACTACCGGAATCGGTACGTGCGGACGAAGAGCTTCGCGAGGACGAACGAGACACGTCGTCCGGCAAAAGGATTCAGTACACAGAGGATCGGCGGGTCGCTCGCCAACGCGCTGAGGTTCCCTGAGAATCTCGCGAACACGAGTGTGTTGTTGCACGACGACGTGCTCTACGCCCTCTGGGAAGGGGGACGACCGCACCGGCTCGACGCCGAGACCCTGCAGACCTACGGACCCGAATCCTTCGGTGGCGCGTTGAAACGGCTCGGAGCGTTCTCTGCGCATCCGAAGACCGTCCCCGCGACGGGCGAGGTGTTCAACTTCGGGCTCGACTTCTTCCCGCGACCGATGATCCGCTGCTATCGACTCGATCGCGGCCGTCGCCTCCACGGACTCGCGACCGTCCCGATCCCGAAACTCGGATTCGTCCACGACTTCGCGTTGACCGAACGGCACCTGGTGTTCGTGCTCGGGCCGTTGGTGGTCCGGAATCCGATCCCGGTCGCCCTGGGTCTGCGTCCCTTCGACGATGCGTTGTCCTATCGACCGGAACTCGGCACCACCATCGTCCTGGTCCCGCGCGACGGCGGCAGGCCGACCACCGTCGAACACGATGCGCTGTTCCATTTCCACGTCACCAATGCCCATGAAGACGGGGACCGCACTGTCGTCGAACTCGTCGCACACGATCCCGCCGATGGCTGGGGAGGGTGGAACAGGCACCTGCGCAACTATCGCGAGTCCGCCGGGCCGGCCTTCGGGGGCACCCTCACCCGGCTGTCCGTCGACCGGCGGACCCGCCACGTCACCACCATCGAACTCGACGATCACGGATGTGAGTTCCCCCAGCTCGACCAGCGGTTCGCTACCACCGAGCATCGCTACAGCTACACGGCGTCGGCATCGGTCCCGGGAGGCGATCCCGACTCGGTCACCACGATCGATCATCGCGCCGGAGCCGTGAGCCGATACACGGCCGCCGCCGGCGACACCGTCTGCGAACCGCTCTTCGCGCCGGGCGGCGACGCCGAGGGCGACGGCTGGTTGCTGACACTCGAGCACCGGCCCGCGCGCAGGACCAGCAGACTCGTCGTCCTGCGCGCCGATCGACCGGGCGACGGGCCGGTCGCGGCGGTGAACCTGCAGCACCACGTGCCGATGACCTTCCACGGTGCCTTCCGGCCGGAGCCCGGTCATCGGCGGTAG
- a CDS encoding TspO/MBR family protein yields the protein MRLSTVLATAAATTTTAIVGSIASQDTNSRWYRKLRKPGFQPPAAAFPIVWTALYADIAVTSAVAIDEYTDADDYVGRRNYIAALATNLVLNASWSWVFFKWHRLMPATVVAALLAASTADLTRRTAEANPTAGAALAPYSAWTAFATLLTGRITQLNR from the coding sequence ATGAGACTCAGTACCGTCCTCGCGACCGCCGCTGCCACCACGACCACCGCGATCGTCGGGTCGATCGCCTCCCAGGACACGAACTCCCGGTGGTACCGCAAGTTGCGCAAGCCCGGTTTCCAGCCTCCGGCCGCGGCGTTCCCGATCGTCTGGACGGCGCTGTATGCCGATATCGCTGTCACCTCGGCCGTCGCGATCGACGAGTACACCGATGCCGACGACTATGTGGGTCGTCGCAACTACATCGCGGCTCTGGCCACGAATCTCGTGCTCAACGCGTCGTGGTCGTGGGTGTTCTTCAAGTGGCATCGGTTGATGCCGGCCACCGTGGTGGCCGCACTGCTCGCCGCGAGTACCGCGGATCTGACGCGCCGGACGGCCGAGGCGAATCCGACTGCGGGGGCTGCGCTGGCTCCGTACTCGGCGTGGACGGCGTTCGCCACGCTGCTGACCGGGCGGATCACACAGCTCAATCGCTGA
- a CDS encoding MBL fold metallo-hydrolase, which produces MSGLQQVGDGVWAFVRTPGGWGEANTGLVVAPGTASLVVDTAWDVAWAQRIAEAQAPLVADAPITDAVNTHSDGDHWWGNDTLPPDARITTSAAALDGMREDLPPRALTVLAATGSLIRRVPGPIGAAGAYMARVRGGARFPRRTPRMPDTTFATATSLDIGGRTIELEQLGPCHTAGDLVVRVADAGVVFTGDLLFIGSTPILWHGPLDNWLSALDRLLDWDAVVYVPGHGPTCGATEIRALHDYWLWLGDAARDHHRAGLTPLETARKLVRTRDFDAWRQWESPERIALSLSTLFDQWNGNPPAPPTVTRRAAAFITAETLLREGAFETS; this is translated from the coding sequence ATGAGTGGATTGCAGCAGGTCGGCGACGGGGTCTGGGCGTTCGTGCGCACACCCGGCGGCTGGGGTGAAGCCAATACCGGGTTGGTCGTCGCGCCGGGAACGGCGTCGTTGGTCGTCGACACCGCATGGGACGTCGCATGGGCTCAGCGCATCGCCGAGGCGCAGGCACCGCTGGTCGCGGATGCTCCGATCACCGACGCGGTGAACACCCACAGCGACGGCGACCACTGGTGGGGCAACGACACGCTGCCGCCCGACGCGCGGATCACCACCAGCGCCGCCGCACTGGACGGGATGCGCGAGGATCTTCCACCGCGCGCCCTCACCGTGCTGGCCGCCACGGGCTCCCTGATCCGGCGCGTCCCCGGTCCCATCGGTGCGGCCGGTGCCTATATGGCGCGGGTGCGCGGCGGTGCCCGATTCCCGCGCCGCACCCCGCGGATGCCCGACACGACCTTCGCGACCGCCACCTCCCTGGACATCGGCGGTCGCACGATCGAACTCGAGCAACTCGGACCGTGCCACACGGCCGGCGACCTCGTCGTCCGCGTGGCCGACGCCGGGGTCGTCTTCACCGGCGACCTGCTGTTCATCGGGTCGACACCGATCCTGTGGCACGGCCCGCTCGACAACTGGCTGTCGGCGCTCGATCGGCTGCTCGACTGGGACGCCGTGGTGTACGTACCCGGCCACGGACCGACCTGCGGCGCGACGGAGATCCGAGCACTGCACGACTACTGGCTGTGGCTGGGCGACGCCGCCCGCGACCATCACCGGGCCGGACTCACCCCGCTCGAGACAGCACGGAAACTCGTGCGCACGAGAGACTTCGATGCGTGGCGCCAGTGGGAGTCGCCGGAACGCATCGCGCTGAGCCTGAGCACGCTGTTCGACCAGTGGAACGGCAACCCACCGGCACCACCCACCGTCACACGTCGCGCCGCAGCCTTCATCACGGCCGAAACACTGCTGCGTGAAGGAGCATTCGAGACGTCCTGA